Within the Montipora foliosa isolate CH-2021 chromosome 11, ASM3666993v2, whole genome shotgun sequence genome, the region ctaagatctactttctccggatagttttaaaccgcgcaaaaatatccctgtattagtaagcatcggcgataggaaatccgagtatctggagatgcgcagaacgtatgtgcaataacaatagtaggcaccgtccttaacttgtCTAACTGGCTTTCATTACGGCTTGCAAAGTAGCTGAGTAGCTGAGTGAGGTGAATTAATTATTGCTTTGAATGTTGCATCACACAAACTGGATAGCCAATGAACTGAAAAATTACTTCCCAAAAGAAATGGATTCTGGTtattcagtgtttttttcccttcGATTGCTCAATGGtactaacccattgacccctgggtgCGAgagttaacagattttactcctcaactgGGGCATCCTTtggtgtttgaggtgtcaatgaaTTGACCAATCCCCTCTGACTTGACCAATTGGAATGAGTGGAAtgcaattaataataataataataataattgcaaattattattattatcattattaatatcATTTATTGTTTTTACTATTATAATAGCTGAGAACAACAAATACGAAGGATGTCATCACGCTTTCAGTGTACAATTTAATGTTAGATTCCAATAACATTTTTGTATTCTGTGAGTAGTTGGCTACCTATCATGTGACACTTCATTAAGCCATTATGCATTAACTTCAAAGTTAATGTTGTCACACATGAAATTTACTACTAGCCATTCTCTGGGCTACATGTCAAATTCTCCATCACACTGGAAATTTCGAAACATACAAGTTTCAGGTTTACATATGTATATTCTGGGAGCCATCAGGTCACATTGAAGTTATAATTTTCCTGGCAATGAATTCCCCTGTCTCGTTTGTTTTCTACATTTTCACTTATGGTATGTTCCTCTTGTCAAAATGTTTGCATATTTTGCGTATTACTTTGATGCATGAGTCATCATAACAAGGTGGGGATAATTTTGACCAAAAACTGGTTCAAATATTGACTAATTCCTGCACCCTGGGGATGCAAACCTACCAAAGTTCTCAAACCCTCCCACACCAGCAGCTGAGGCAGAAGTGATGGAAAAATGAAAAGATATTACATCAAGGGTTCTCAGGGCATATACTGCTCCTCTTTCAGAGACGGGATGGTCCACATTATAATTTCAAGTTCATGGATTCAAATAACAAAACGGTCACTCACCTCGTTTTTTTGCCTCTCCAAATTATAAAACTTGAGATGATGAACTGACCCGCAAGTAAGTCACTGGACTCATCTCCACTCCCCATGTATTGCCCATATCTACACGTAGGGGGCTGCTTAAACGAAAGGTTAGCAATCCCTTACCCCCTGGGGACAATATTTTGTCTTAAATCTCCTTCCTTTCTCTGCTAATCCTCACTTGTCCcgggtttgggggggggggggggggggaatcggGTTGGGGTTTTATGTTGAGTCATgcatattagggagctttagcaacgacgacaggaacggcaacgagaacatcacCTTAAAACAAAgtctcattattgtaatcactttacGACTAgtccaagtttttttaatatgacaaaggtgtgaaGGAATGAAAtcgttatgagcggcgcttaatttaggggagaaaattaaaatttattcctcaagtgctgacgttgttCATAATACCTTAAATTTAACTCTTTCGccttgttgctttgctgacgacggcaaagaaatgaacaaaagtgaaaacgCAAGTGCAGGGCGTtcaaagccattgtttttgcccactaaatatgcaaatttctgacgttttctaggccgtcgccgttgtctttgctaaagctctctaatagtAAATGATACGCCTACAACCCAACACGGGGAACACACAACAAATCGATGATAAAGAGTTAACATTTAACGGTGAAAGTTTAgagtttattttcattttctgcctcTCTCGTGGCGTTTGGCCCTTCTTCCTATGCTGCTTTGCCGCCTGACTTTCTCTATCTCGTCGCAGACGTCAGTTGTAAACTTCCGCCAGGTCAGCCGGTCTCCTACGATCGCTCTCCACGTATTTAGTGCACCCCCACGTTTGAGGATGTCCTTTTTGGTGTCCTTATACCTAAGAAGAGTACGACCGACTCTTCTTGAACCCTTTGTCAGTTCCCCATAGAGAAGTGCCTTTAAAGGCCGCTCGTCTGGCATACGCGCAACATGGCCTATCCAGCGCAGTATTTTCCTGATAAGAATTATCTGCGGATATCTGCAGATTTAGCACGCTCCAGTACCTCATCGTTTGTGATGCAGTGATTCCACCTGATCTTAAGAATGGATCTCAAGTGGCTTTGCTGGACTGAGTGTTCTGAGAAGCTTGATATGATGATGGTATAGGGTCCAGGTGTCGCTTCCATACATCATTAGCGGGGTGACGCATTGATTGTATACCTTCAGCTTTATATCTGCTGTCAGGTCTCTGCAGTTGAAAACCATGTCCCTACCTTTCAATCTTTGATGACATAACTTCCGAGGTACTTGAAGTGCTCTTCTCTCTTCAACTTGTGTCCATCAATGAAGAAATCAACCTGCACAACACTCAtggtttctgttttcttgaTGGTAATCCTGAGTTTCTTTGACATGTTGCTGTAGGCGGATAGCAGATGCTGTAATGAAGTACCATCGTTGGTAAAAATGGCAATATCATGTGCATACCGGGACTTCTCGTGTGTATTTGATACGTGTCTCGGTCATTGATTTCAAGACTGCCTGAGATCAAATCTGAGGTCACCGTCATATCTGAACTGATGAACCATGATACTGTAATGTGGACTAATGCTCATGCATGATCGCAGCATATATCCCAAACACAGTGGGAGCTAGCTTGCACCCTTGCTTAACGCCACTGTTGTACTCTATTGGTTTAGAGAGTTCACCGTCTATACACAGTCTAGTATGCATTCCAGAATACAGCGTCTTGATGACTTTGACAAAATTCGCGGGACATCCAAGCTTTCCCAGGATAGTGAATTAAAGAAGCTCCCGCCTTCTGCTGTTGTTCTCTACAATTCTCCGTCATTTGACGCAAGATGAAGATACCATCAACCGTACGTCTGCCGCTTCTGTAGCCAGGCTGAGATTCAGGGTAAACTAACTCTGCTAGCCACTGATGGCGTTGTGCACAGTAGTACATCAGTAAATATCTTTCCTACCACACTAAGCAACGAAATTCCCCGTAGTTGCCGCAGTGCAGTCGCCCTTTTTGAATAGGATGCAGATGATGGCGTTGAAAAGGTCTGATGGCAACTTTGCTGATATCCCAAACAGATTGGAGATGGTGAACAGGAATGATAACAGAGTACGTCCACCATAAACAAGGACCTCAGGTAATATACCATCTAGACCCGGACTCTATCTTAGCTTGCTGTTCTTAAGCTGTCTTGACCTCTTCCATTTTAATAGGTTCATCGATTCTTTGCTGATTGGACACTGTTCAGGTTCATCAAGTATGCCCCAATCAACACCAGAGGGTTGATTTAGGAGTTCTTCGAAATGCTCAACCCTCTCTCCTTGATATCCCCTCGAGTCGAAAGAACTCGGAACACCACTCTTTGCTCTCACGGAATGGAGCTAGGGCTTTTGATTTTGGACATGCATATTATCAGTAACTATGGCAGGTGTCACAGCCCCTATCCTCTTACAGGCAATTCCCACTGCTTTTATTAAACGTATACATACCCtggggtggatccaggatttttcttaagcTGGGGTGCACCACTAAAAaaatggcgtagctgactggtgaccggttttttttttctgtaacaGTACAAGTTCTATTACAAAGCCTCAGGAAGGGGTgtgcaccccctgcaccctaCCCCTAGATCTGCCCCTGATACCGGTTCCTTCTTGTCTGGTCCCGTTGGTCGTAGAGGCGCCTGACCTCTGAGATCAAGTCAATACCCATTCTATTTCGTCATTGGTCTAAGTCGCTAGTGAGTCACGTGAGATAGAGCGCGGGAAACCTGAGCATTCAGTTTGAGCGTTGACCTTTGAGCAGTCAGTCGTGTGATTGAATTATCCGTTGCAAATCCTTCAAAAATGAATACTGCCGACGCTTCTTCGCTTCAAGAGGATGTATTGCTGAGTGAAGAACCTGATGTACCTTCTGGAGAGACTTCTGCTACTAACTACGCTATCCTTGCTGTCCTCCAGTCACTGAATAAGAACATGACCGAAATGGGCGAATCGCTCAGGTCATTGAAACAGAAAGGGGAAACTCAGACCCCCAAAACGGCAGAACCTGCCAAAAAACGAAAATCCCCGTCAACGGGCGATGATTCTGACTCACAAGAATCCGATGCAGAAGAACTGTTGGCTGCAAACAAACGCCCTAAAGTTGTCGCCGATAAGAGCAATGGCTCCACGTGCGAAACCAGTGCGGAGGACGAAAGCGATTCTTTACTTGATGAAATCGCGCAGTCTCTCACCGACACGGAGAAAACAGCCCCGAACGTGACTGAGAAACTTGCAAAGATTGTaaacttaaggtggcttaacAAGCTTGACGAGACAAACCTAAAGGAAAAGGCGGATAAATACCTTCGACCGATAAATTGTGATCGGCTGATCACTCCGAAGGTAAACCCTGAAATCTGGGGGCGTCTTGATCGGCAAACAAGGGGCAAGGACCTGAGGTTGTCCAACTTGCAAACAATACTTACGAAGGTCGGTAATATAACCGCAAAAACGACCGATATGTTGTTGAAGGCTCGTGCTGAGGACGGGAAAGTTGATGTCGACAACATGGTCCGAATGAATACTGATGCATTGGCACTCCTCGGGCACGTCAGCTTCGAAATATCTCAGAGGAGACGTGATGCAATTCGTCCCACACTGCACAAAGATTATGCCACATTGTGTGCTTCACATGTGCCTATTACAAATTTTCTGTTTGGTGATGAACTGCAAACGCAGCTCAACCACATTCGGGCGTCAAACAAGATCAGTAGCACGGCAAGCCCATCTAACTCCGCGTACAAGCTATCCTATGGAAAATCGCATACACCCGGTAATAACCAGCCTTGGAAGCCTTTTTTAGGCAAGACGCCCTCGGGCAACCAGTCGTACAAGAAGTCGACTCCATATCAACACCACTGGAAGAAACAAACCGGACAACTGGTCCGGAAGTAACCAGTAACATTATTGCAACACTTGGCAACACACCGGTAAGCGAATTTAAAGCTATTTTACCATCACTTTTAGAGTATTttcagggaaaaacaaaaacattcaaAGCAGGCAGTTTAGCTGCTTATTCTCATCAATGGCAAGAGATCACTTCAGATCCTGAAGTTTTGGAGACGGTTACTGGTCAGAGTATTGACTTTGCTACTCTTCCAATACAGGAGAAGCCATTAATGCAAACTAAGTTGTCTGAACTACAAACAGAATCTGTTGATTTGGAAATTATTCATCTCCTCAAGAAAGGGGTTATTCAACCTTGCCAACACGAGGCAGGGGAATTTATATCGCCTATTTTTACAAGACCTAAAAAAGATGGCTCTTTTCGAATAATTTTAAATCTAAAATGTTTTAATACCAATGTTGCTCActatcattttaaaatggacaaCATCTGGTCTGCCATCAGGCTAATGAAGCCTGGATGCTATATGGCATCAGTAGATCTGAAAGACGCATATTACTCAGTGTCAATATGTAAGGACCATCAGAAATTTCTTAAGTTTAAATGGAAAGGAATCTTGTATCAATTTGTGTGTTTTCCAAACGGATTAGCACTTTGCCCTAGAAAGTTTACAAAGCTGCTGAAGCCAGTATTCTCACTTTTGCGACAACAAGGGCACATTTCAGTTGCATATATCGACGATTCATGGCTGATGGCAGATAATTTTGCCCAATGCACCAAAAATGTCATTGATACAATCAGTTTGCTTGACAAAGTGGGGTTTGTCATTCACCCTGAAAAATCTGTTCTTCTTCCGACACAGATTATAACTTTCCTGGGATTTGTTCTTAACTCTATCTTGATGCAGGTTTCCCTGACTCCAGAAAGAGCTCAAAAATTAAAAGATGCTTGTGAGAATCTGCTAGCTACTGCCTCCCCGTCCATTAGGGATGTGGCTCATGTACTAGGACTTATGACCTCTAGTTTTCCTGGGGTGATGTATGGTCCATTACACCAAAAGTTTCTTGAAATGGACAAAACGCAGGCTCTAAACCTACACAAAGggaattttgacaagaaaattaatttatccCAAGAGGCCGAAATGGACCTAAAATGGTGGGTCAGAGCACTGCCTGCAGCATATAACCTTATTAACCATGGAGACCCACAGGTTACTATGACAACAGATGCTTCTCTGATTGGATGGGGGTGCTGTATTGATACAGTCTCCTCTGGAGGAAATTGGACTCCAGAAGAAGCACAGCATGACATTAATTATTTAGAAATGTTAGCTGTTTTCCTTGCTTTGAAATCTTTCTCAAGTGTAGTGCAAGGTAAACATGTGAAACTCTTGGTTGATAACACTACTGCAGTGTCTACAATTAACCAAATGGGCACATGCCATTCTAGAGTAAACAATCACCTTTCACAACAAATCTGGTTGTGGTGCATAGACCATGCTGTTTGGTTAACAGTTGCACATATCCCTGGGAAACAAAACACTGAGGCAGATAGAGAGTCACGGCTTCCTCGTAGAGAAACAGAATGGACTTTACACAAGTCAATTTTTGATGCTGCTATTAAAAAATTAGGTGTGACTCCTACTGTGGATTTATTTGCCTCTAGATTGAACTTCCAATTAAAACCCTATGTTGCCTACAAGCCTGACCCAGAGGCTCATGCTGTCAATGCTTTTCACATTTCATGGAAAAGGCATACTTTTTATGCCTTCCCCCCATTTAGTGTTATACAACGGGTATTGCAAAAAATTTCTGAAGAGCAAACCACTGGTTTACTAGTGGTTCCTCACTGGCCAACTCAGACTTGGTGGCCATATCTAATGAATATGCTTATTGATTTTCCACTCCTTCTACCTAAGAAGGAAGACACACTGTACCTACCAGCACATCCCCAACTGCTGCACCCATTACACAAGAAACTTCAATTACTGGTCTGCCACTTGTCCGGGAGCTCCTTGCAAGCAGAGGCATTTCGACTGGGGCTGCAAAAATTATCATGCAATCTTGGCGAACGAGTACACAAAAGCAGTACCAGACTTACCACCAGCGATGGCAAGAGTTCTGTCGTTCAAGGCGTCTTGATCCCTTTTCAGCTTCTTTAGAGAACGGGTTGGAATTCCTTTATCATCAGTATGAAAATGGCCTATCGTACAGTGGTATTAACACAGCCAGAAGTGCTTTATCCACAGTTATCTTCCTTCCAGATGGTGGCTCCTTTGGAAATCACCCTTTGGTTTCCCGTTTCCTTAAAGGTGTTTATGAGTCAAGACCTTCTCTTCCACGTTACAAGAACATATGGGATGTTTCTGTTGTGTTAAACTATTTGAAAACACTGCCTCCACCTGAGGAATCAAACCTTAAAGACATCACACTCAAAACTGTTATGTTAGTTGCATTGTTATCTGGCCAGCGATGCCAAACTGTTCATGCACTTACGGTTAGTGGCATGAGAATCACAAATGATACGGTTCATTTTGAGATTGCTACGCTTTTGAAGACATCAAAACCTGGCAAGCACCAGGGACATTTGGAGCTTAAATCGTACCCAGCTGACCAAGGCCTGTGTGTTGTGACTTGCCTTAGGCAATATGTAAAACTAACAGAACCAGTTCGAGCTGGTCACAATCCTCTGTGGTTAAGCTATAGTAAACCCTTTAAACCAGTCAGTCGTGACACTGTTAGTCGCTGGATTAAGAATGTTTTAGATAAGGCTGGTATAAACACTAAGGTTTTTTCAGCTCATAGTACTCGAGCTGCTGCCACCTCCGCTGCCCACTTAAATAATGTTCCTATCAATACCATCATGGAGGCAGCTGGATGGTCCAGGGAAAGTACTTTTAGAACATTCTATGACAAGCCAGTTACCAGAGTTGTTAATTTTGGGGAGCAACTTGTTTCCACACACGCCTGTGCTAGTAAGCAATAAATGGTCTTTTGTTTACCTGTTCATGGCCACATTGCTTTCAAGTCTCACGTGACTCACTAGCGACTTAGACCAATGACgaaatagaatttaaaaattaaacgagacttacctgtaaggtgaagtttgattggaattctatgagTCATTGGTCAGGAGCTAGGGAGTCACGTGCCCTCCCTATTACTTTACAATGTGGGGCATACATTTTTTCAGCCCTCCCTAAACTAGTGAGAATGTGTCCACTCACAGGATTTAAAGACTGAATGCTCAGGTTTCCCGCGCTCTATCTCACGTGACTCCCTAGCTCCTGACCAATGActcatagaattccaatcaaacttcaccttacaggtaagtctcgtttaatttttaaattctcgcATGAGATAATTTATTATAGCATACATGACATTCTTGCAATGTGAATGTAAATACAATCACAGTATTCCCGAAGCATGTATCGTCGTACCTTTGGTATAAAAGCAGAAGTTTGTGGGATAGTGCAAAGACGCGTACGTTCAAACCGTGTTTGTGTTACCCGAGCGCCATTCAGACGGATATACAGAGGGAAAGGTGGAGGAATAAGTGTACTTACGACGCCTCAAAGTGCTGATGTTTTTGTATCAAGTCTAAACGAACAAGAACGCGTACTTCTCCGAGAAGCTTTAAGAGTACATGATCAGGAAGATGAAAATAATGGTAAGAAGACCTAAAATCTCTATATCTGTATAATTTTTGGTCTTTCATGTTTTTATACTGCTTGATGAAGCAATTTGTGTCCTTTCCTACAAGTGAACGGAAGAGAAAttggctttaaaaaaaaaaaaaacagaaatgtaTACTTCCAACAAATAAAGCAAAGCCCGGCTCTAACACTAATCACAGATAATCGGGTTTCCTCACTTAATGCGGTCGGCATCGCGACAGCTTTTCAAACGTAAAACAGACATTGTTAAAGCACATATTTATTAAAGTCTGGTTTCCAtgtgatctgcaacggtctccCGATCGGTGTGCGACACGATCGTCGATATCTAAGGTCTGCGCCAGGGAGATGcgaggacaaaacgcggagcccttagaatactccatggagtaccctatggagtacctaaatggagtacccctaaaaatcattAATCAGTCAAATTAAATTCTTTATCAACATGGTGAGGCATTTAGATGTACATATCTTTACTTACTTTGAGCTTTCCAGCTTTTTGATTGTTACAATTCGATGCAGTTCACGAATTGGTCTCCATCTTGAAGTTTCGTACGTATTTCGTGTATCTCTCATTATAATgtatttttagacaaatattcacACAAAACGATATATTCCTGAATACCCATACAGGCCCGTGTATGCCCATGTATTCTCGTATAGAATGgataggaaaactttatttgtgCACGGTAATTTCATCAGATTACAATGGGAATATATGGGCACACAGCAGCATACATGGGCATATATGGGTATACACTGTACACTACAGgtacatacatgggtatattaTGGGCATACACAGGCCTATATGggcatacaggggtatacaaTGTACGCGTTTGTTTTAATAGCTGtctaaatatacaaaaaattaaatacactataattaGGGATACATGAAATACCTACGAAATTTCAAGATGGGCCGGCCAATTCGTCAACTGCATCAAACTGTACATCTAAATACCTCGCCATGGTGTTACTTACATGTAACTAAATTTGACCTATAGATGAGTTTTAGGGTTACTCCAT harbors:
- the LOC137977206 gene encoding uncharacterized protein; the encoded protein is MNTADASSLQEDVLLSEEPDVPSGETSATNYAILAVLQSLNKNMTEMGESLRSLKQKGETQTPKTAEPAKKRKSPSTGDDSDSQESDAEELLAANKRPKVVADKSNGSTCETSAEDESDSLLDEIAQSLTDTEKTAPNVTEKLAKIVNLRWLNKLDETNLKEKADKYLRPINCDRLITPKVNPEIWGRLDRQTRGKDLRLSNLQTILTKVGNITAKTTDMLLKARAEDGKVDVDNMVRMNTDALALLGHVSFEISQRRRDAIRPTLHKDYATLCASHVPITNFLFGDELQTQLNHIRASNKISSTASPSNSAYKLSYGKSHTPEYFQGKTKTFKAGSLAAYSHQWQEITSDPEVLETVTGQSIDFATLPIQEKPLMQTKLSELQTESVDLEIIHLLKKGVIQPCQHEAGEFISPIFTRPKKDGSFRIILNLKCFNTNVAHYHFKMDNIWSAIRLMKPGCYMASVDLKDAYYSVSICKDHQKFLKFKWKGILYQFVCFPNGLALCPRKFTKLLKPVFSLLRQQGHISVAYIDDSWLMADNFAQCTKNVIDTISLLDKVGFVIHPEKSVLLPTQIITFLGFVLNSILMQVSLTPERAQKLKDACENLLATASPSIRDVAHVLGLMTSSFPGVMYGPLHQKFLEMDKTQALNLHKGNFDKKINLSQEAEMDLKWWVRALPAAYNLINHGDPQVTMTTDASLIGWGCCIDTVSSGGNWTPEEAQHDINYLEMLAVFLALKSFSSVVQEGRHTVPTSTSPTAAPITQETSITGLPLVRELLASRGISTGAAKIIMQSWRTSTQKQYQTYHQRWQEFCRSRRLDPFSASLENGLEFLYHQYENGLSYSGINTARSALSTVIFLPDGGSFGNHPLVSRFLKGVYESRPSLPRYKNIWDVSVVLNYLKTLPPPEESNLKDITLKTVMLVALLSGQRCQTVHALTVSGMRITNDTVHFEIATLLKTSKPGKHQGHLELKSYPADQGLCVVTCLRQYVKLTEPVRAGHNPLWLSYSKPFKPVSRDTVSRWIKNVLDKAGINTKVFSAHSTRAAATSAAHLNNVPINTIMEAAGWSRESTFRTFYDKPVTRVVNFGEQLVSTHACASKQ